The genomic DNA CAAAACCTACCCAAGTCCTCATGATGCTTGTTCAACATGGAGCGAATGGTCTGAATCTCTTAGAAGCCCAGCATGTTATTCTCATTGAACCGTTGCTTAATCCTGCAGCCGAAGCACAGGCAATCAGCCGCATCCATAGAGTCGGGCAGGATAAGAAGACATTTATTCACCGATTCATAGTACTGATTTCTatgcgatttttttttttaaatttttttatagccATCCTTACCTCATTGTCCATTGTCCTTATTGTGACAGGTCAAGAACTCTATAGAGGAGAGTATATACAAGCTGAATATGTCTAGAGCAGTCAGTTCTGTCATTAGTGCCAAAGTTAGCAAAAACCAAGATCAGCCACTTTGGACACTAAAAGATGTGGAGTCCTTGTTCCCGTTGGCAAGCTCGTCTGAGACGCATGAAGACGGAAACGATCGCGCTGCAAGCTTTAGGAATTTACCACCAGCAGTTGCAGCAGGCCTGGCGGCAGAAAGGAGATTGATGGAGGCTCAAAACAATTCGCAATAACTTTAGGTGCATTACCTCTTTGACGATTCCCATTGATAATGATCCATGATCTTGCCAACCAGTAAAGAAAATGGAGCTGTCTTGTGTTTCTGGGGaccattttctttttgttttttccaATTTTCACTGATTGTGAGATTTTTGGGAAGTCGTGGTTTCCTATAAAAACCAAGGAAACCTTGATCTTGTATTTATATATGGAGAGAGAATGATAGGAAACATTGATACGATGAGCCAGTTTGAGGATGTAAATGTTATTGACTTTGATCTTCAGaatttagacttaatctttaGTGAAATATGTTTAGCTTTACCTTGGTTGTGTTATAAAAGTGTCAGGCTAATGGACGTGATTCGAACAGGCCTAAACAGCATGCTTTGATTTGTTTATTTTCAAATTAATCAAATGACTCAATTGGGTTTGGTCTGTTTtcatcttttaaatattttttattttttcttttttttttttttaattttttttatttaaattattaccaGATGGATCTAGAACCATGCTAGGCATGAACCACCTCAACTACGGTTAGTTGAGGGTTAGTAATTGGTTCAAAATCGAATTGGCCGGatcgattaaattaaattaaataaatttaaaaattattaaaaaaattgaagaatcaactgaacattttaacaaaaatccaaaaatcaggtcataaaatattgattaatttaatttattaattaggtcataaaatattaattaatttaatttttaattgaattaatttagaaAGTCATGCATCCAACAGTCCTTACAAATCAATctacaattgattttttttttaaatcagcattatgttgttaattttttaataatcaaACGGCACTATGTGTTTGAAATGATGTGATACGTTCTTAGAactaattattttttgaaataaaaaaaatgataatctcctTATTGATTATGCTTGGATGACCGATTCGGTCCACATAAATTTTTCATCAGTCATCAGGATAAATCAAAAAGTGCACGTAGCGGTCAGCCTAGAAACTCAACATCCTTTAATTACATCTCTCATTTAaaggaaaaattcttacaaatataccGTAACTGGAGTTCAAATTAGAGATATTTGGGAGACAACCTAAATATCCTAATGTGGTACTATGACCTCGTAGACCATTGTATTCTGAAATAAAAAAAGGTACTATTATGAGcactattattttttgaaataaaaaaattattaattagacTAGGTAACGTTGTGATTGGGGTGATTGGTCCGGCCCCACGAAAGTTTCCCACCGACCACCAgcgtaaatcgggaagcgctcgcagcGGACAACCCAAGAGCCTAGCATCCTTTAGTTACGTGCcccatttggaagaaaaatttctataaattcatcATAGTTGGGGCTCAAACCGCAAATGCTTAGATGACAATTTGAATATCCTATCGCTGCACCATAGTCCGGgacatttattttttgaaataagcaCTATTATgtagttgatttttaaaaatatttttttttttaaatcagcatgcgctgatttttttttatgagcAACCACACTTATTTTTatgttgattttgaaaaatccGTATGtcgttaatttttaaaaatctgtgGTAGTACCATAATAAtgttaaattttgatttattaactgaattaagaattttaaaatcaaacttaattatctaaaataataattttttttttataaaaaattaaaatttcaaaataatcaaaaatgaatttttaaatttgattgaTTCGGTTCTAACTTTAATCAAGAATTTATCtatttatcaattaaataaataaaattttcaaataaatgcaaataaatttataatattaagtTTGCTACTATatttaatgaacttaaattttaaaataactaaATTTCAATGCAAGAGCTCTAAAAAATCTAAATAAATTAAAGAATCAACTGAACTTtttaacaaaaatccaaaaatcaggtcataaaatattgattaatttaatttattaattaggtcataaaatattgattaatttaatttttaattgaattaattttgaaaggcATGCATCCGACACTATTGTCCTTACAAATCAATctacaattgatttttttttttaaatcagcattatgatgttaattttttaataatcaaACGGTACTATGTGTTTGAAATGATGTGATACGTTATTAGTactaattattttttgaaataaaaaaaatgaaaatcctAATTAGTCTAATTAATTATCTTGGATGATCGAGGATGGATCCTTTGATCCATAAATTATGGACAAGAGGATGATTCATTTTTTTAGAcctttgatttggatggaccccacCTATTTAAAGGTGGAGTCTATCAAATTAAGGGCCCTCATGCAATGGACCATCTAagcactattattttttttaaataatgtaaCAAAAAGGTGAAATCACTCATCCCGCCGCACCCGACCTCAGGTCATCACGACAATCATAAGTAGTGGTAGGATGAGTTGCATAGAATTCGAGAATTTATGCCCTGATAGTTATGTGATTCGATCATGTAATCTCATAtgataaatatattattatttacTATGTCAGATGACCGTaagattaatattttttgaaataagcATTATTATgtagttgatttttaaaaatattattttttttttaaatcaacatgctctgatttttttttatgagcAACCACACTTATTTTTGatgttgattttgaaaaatatgtatggtgttaatttttaaaaatgagtaCAACAatgataataaatttaaatttttatttatacaGTTTAATCGAattaagaattttaaaatcaaacttaattatctAAAATAActgttttttattaaaaaaaattaaaatttcaaaataatcaaaataattttttaaatttgattgaTTCGTCCGCCTCTGACTAACATTAATCAAGAATTTATCTATGtaacaattaaataaataaaattttcaaataaatttataatattaagtTTGCTAGTTAatttaatgaacttaaattttaaaataactaaATTTCAATGCAAGAGCTCTAAAAAatctaaataaattaaacttaagctAACCTCtagctttaaaaaaaatcaaataatctcGAACAATTATCTCAATCGCTTTATTAATTTCATGCTCAACTTTTGAAAAAATTAGACCTAAGTAGCATATGAACAAAGTTTCTAAGTCATGTTCATTAATAAAGTCATTATCAAATTATAAATAAACAATTAAAAATTAAGATAATAAAATAATTCTTTAACTAATTAAATAaagattaaaattatagaaaatttttaaaattaaggacagaTAAATAGTTATCCAATTTGAACCCTTAACGCCAAACTTCTAGTCCTTGTCCCTGTCACTCTCTCACTGTATCAGACACACACACACATTCCTCAAattaatacataaacaaacaaaatgtcTTTCTCTGGATTTGTTCGCGACCTCTCTCTCTGCGCTTCTCACAGTTCTCATGGGAGTGGGAGAGGCGGCGGCGACACCAGATGCAACCCAAGCTCCCAGATGCGGCTACTGGCACTAACCCTAGCAGCATTCCCCCTCTCAATGCCTCCCTCCTAGGGCTCGCCCCCGCCGCCGGAGCTCCCGCCTCCATGTTCCATGCCCCCTCCCTCCCAATGCGAGGCTCCCACCACCGCCGAGCCAGATCTGAGTTCGCATTCCGCCTCCCGGAGGACGATCGAGGTGCGGCGGCCGTCGGGGGCGCCGACGAGGTGGGCTCCGATGAGGACCTCTTCAGCACTTTCATGGACATCGAAAAGATCGGCTGCAAGCTGGAGGCCAGCGGATCCGGGTCGGAGGGCGGCGGGGAGTGCACTGATCGGACGGCGGAGAGCTCCGGGCTCGGCGAGGAGAGAAAGGTCGGGGAGGACGTCGCGGGAGCGAATCAGAAGCATAGGCATAGCGTTTCGGTCGACGGATCGTCGGCGGCGGTGTCGCTGAAGAGGGAACCGGTGTTTGGAGAAGTCATGGAGGCGAAGAAGGCTATGACGCCGGAGCAGCTTTCGGAGCTCGCCGTCGTTGATCCTAAGAGAGCTAAAAGGTGAGTCCTTTaggagtttttaccaaaaattagtTTGCTTCTCTTTTTATGGGTTTTCTTCTTCaactttttctttgattctttaGCCTCTGAGGTTTTAAGAGTAACATTGGTTTTGTTGATGTCATATTTTCAGATGGAAGTGTTCGATAAAGTGGAAGAAGAGACCTAAGGaatctaatttttctttttgaacaGAATGTCTAAAGCTTTggttaaataatgaaaattagTTATTTTACTGTTATGTTTGAAGGAACTCAATTTATTCTGTCTAAAGTTTCTACTGTGGGAAAATAAATTTCCCTGTTTTTTTTTGTGACTGTTTGATATCAACATTCACCTAACACCTGGTGTACTTAAATCCTAGatcttgcaacaacaacaacaacaaaaatctTGCCACTTCGATTTTGACACTCTAGTTTAGTCCCAGATGGAGAATTGTGGGCTAATGACGAAGCTTTATAAGCTTATATGAGTGAACTGCTGGTCAATATATACATCGTCAGGGATGATATTTGGGTTATTAGTTGGACTTTGGGCCTTCATAAAGGGCATCAAGCTTAGTTTACTCCGCAGAAAATTGTGGTATAATGTGAACTTTTTGAGCTTAAGCATTTTGGACTATTCTTTGGGGCCATCAAAGTTATCAGATTAGTTCTCACATTCATGGGGTCATGGCATCTGTGGCTATCTCTGCTCCATTAGTGTGCTATTGCATCTAATTATCTAAGGGCTTACATTTTTGTGGCATTTAATATTAGAAGTGCAGCTATGTGTCATGTAAATTAGTAAGGCATGAAAGCTATTATCTGAATATAAACTGAACCATTTACTTTGCTTCACAATTATTACCATCTATGTTGTTTTCATGGACTATATTACTTGGACTCGTGTACTTTTATCTTAAAGAGATAAAAAACCAGGTGTTTGATACctcattcaaaaaaaaataataataatttgcacATGGTCAATTAGGTTGTTGATGTTGACCTCGGATTGTTTCTGTTTGTTGTCGAACATAGGTACAGGGATAATCAGGcttcaagtaaaaaaaattagatggataTAGGTCATTCTTCAACAATGAAAAATTGGTTAGATATACACAACCTTCTGTGCTACAAAATATTAGTCAGTGTTAGTATCTATAATTTTGACTTCTAAGTCACCACCAATTCTTCTTATCATTTGCCATTGTTAATTGTTTGATTTGTCACAATATTTCATATCACTCATATTAGACATTTTCAGAATTCTTCTGATTATTTGTCACAAAATACAGAATTCTAGCAAACCGACAGTCTGCAGCTCGCTCCAAAGAAAGAAAGGCTCGTTATATATTAGAACTTGAAAGGAAAGTTCAGACTCTCCAAACTGAAGCTACAACTCTCTCTGCACAACTAACACTGTTTCAGGTCTGTACTAGTTAGGTATTTAATCCTCCTGTTGATTTAGGTTCCAAATGAACTTCTCAGGCAGTATTCTTTCATCATTTCATTCAAAAGAGTCACGTAGAAAAATATAAAGCCATTGATTTTCGTGTTTGCTTGATTAAAGCTGTTCCTTGCATTTTATCTATAAAAGAAGATAATCAACTACAGTCTCAGTTCTATTCAAAAACAGACTTCAATTCTTTAAGCCAACTTGCTTTGTGCTCTACTATCAGTTGTCTTTTCAGTCCACATTACTTATTTTGATTCCAAACAGTAGGGGTATGGATATTCGAAATATTGAACTTTCAATTTCTAATGGACAAGCAAATCTCTTTTTAGTTAAAGCATGGTTTATTTCCatatagatattttattttccaGTTCATTCTTCTTTACCACCTCTATTTCTTTGAGATTGGAGCTGACAATTACATCCATAATCTCATTTAATTTTGTTGCTTCACAATATGGTATAATCCTTTTACTCTTTGCTGTTCTGTGATAACTTGATTTTCTATGGTTATATCTTTGTGAAATGATTAAATTTTACACAAATCATTTAACTTTGCAACCTTCTGCTTTGTCAATTCAATCTGACAATCAGATATTTGAACCCCCTAATTGGCCTGTTGTATTCTTGTGTTTTTTTCACCTCTTTATTGAGCATTCTCACATTACATGGGCTAAGAGTCTCAAACAATGTAGTTTTAATTCCAGTTGGAAGATACGAAAGTGAATTTTGGATAGGTATTAATATTATCGTGAACTATGATTAATACTTGTGAGGAAG from Zingiber officinale cultivar Zhangliang chromosome 4A, Zo_v1.1, whole genome shotgun sequence includes the following:
- the LOC121969351 gene encoding transcription factor RF2b-like, with protein sequence MQPKLPDAATGTNPSSIPPLNASLLGLAPAAGAPASMFHAPSLPMRGSHHRRARSEFAFRLPEDDRGAAAVGGADEVGSDEDLFSTFMDIEKIGCKLEASGSGSEGGGECTDRTAESSGLGEERKVGEDVAGANQKHRHSVSVDGSSAAVSLKREPVFGEVMEAKKAMTPEQLSELAVVDPKRAKRILANRQSAARSKERKARYILELERKVQTLQTEATTLSAQLTLFQRDTAGLSAENNELKLRLQAMEQQAQLRDALNEALKQDVQRLKAATGEILKSDEAYNIGLHNVPFNPSFFMLPQQQSVHLQAIQLRPPLFDQPQPGVANQQMHQQLKDHPDELQQDPLGRLQGLDINKGSQRTKSESSTVSVSESSSTF